The Crocosphaera subtropica ATCC 51142 genome includes a window with the following:
- a CDS encoding filamentous hemagglutinin N-terminal domain-containing protein, whose amino-acid sequence MSNNNDQYLCKKQIVLTGLNLIILKHLSFFSVASAQVFEDGTVNTQVTSTNNQLVISGGTEKGNNLFHSFEQFSIPNNIEAYFNNSDNINNIISRVTGNSISNIEGIIRANGTANLLLINPNGITFGPNSQINIGGSFLATTAENITFADGVQFGAINAQPNSLLTMSVPVGLQFGSNPSPIRNQGNILGIKPGNTLALVGGDLIFSGSNLLVSDLQVELGSVGSHSNVQIRNNEAGFQVGYQTVKNFQDISLSQESQLVAFNSTFNLQGRHITLDQSIIVSVTQGSQVAGDINVNASKSVELIGLKNSEFTTGFLAQVEEGATGRGGNLLINTQKLIIQDGAGLSAGSRGEGQAGTLMINASELVELTGTGFFSPSLLTTSTDSLGDGGEIEINTKQLIIRDGGSIEAFTLGNGQGGTITINASELVQISGSGIIGATQTETSSQITTSSGLQDVGLGIAPGGNLSINTEQLKVTNGGIVNAGSLGSGNAGNVNIRANSIFLDNQGIITASSEGTGNAGNLTINTDQLTVNERSEVAVRSIGTGEGGNLTLNAQSISLDDKSRLTATSEALDPEIALELGLDPEVLELDNGLANAGSLNITTDNLRVNDDSEVTVSSFGLGNAGDINIRATDILLDNSSRLSAETASGEGGNISLDVAQFLTLRRGSTLSTTAGTTGGLGNGGNIDINALFIIAVPTENSDIIANAFLGRGGNINIDAAGVFGIEERERLTPLSDITASSQFGQVGNIGINRPDVDPQRSLVKLPDEVVDTNNVIVDACRPGGALTRGEFTITGRGGLPSNPNEGVDNPTGLTELGYPTNTDSSNFVPSEQNRSSPAPEVYTNQNETYTPTIVEAQGWIINADGNVVLTAQASTVTPHSPGLSPATCYDLSNRNSSP is encoded by the coding sequence TTGACTGGTCTTAACCTAATTATCCTAAAACACTTAAGCTTTTTTTCCGTAGCTTCTGCACAAGTTTTTGAAGATGGGACTGTCAATACTCAAGTTACTTCAACGAATAATCAGCTAGTGATTAGTGGAGGAACTGAAAAAGGGAATAATTTATTTCATAGTTTTGAGCAGTTTTCTATTCCCAATAACATCGAAGCTTATTTTAATAATTCTGATAATATCAATAACATTATTAGCCGTGTCACAGGAAACTCTATTTCCAACATTGAGGGAATAATTAGAGCAAATGGTACGGCAAATTTACTTTTAATTAATCCTAATGGTATTACTTTCGGTCCCAATAGTCAAATTAATATTGGGGGTTCTTTTTTAGCGACAACTGCTGAGAATATAACTTTTGCTGATGGGGTGCAATTTGGTGCTATTAACGCACAACCAAACTCTCTATTAACCATGAGTGTTCCTGTTGGATTACAATTTGGGTCAAATCCAAGCCCAATTAGAAATCAAGGAAATATTTTGGGGATTAAGCCTGGTAATACCCTTGCCTTAGTTGGGGGAGATTTGATTTTTTCTGGTAGTAATTTATTAGTTTCAGATTTACAAGTAGAATTAGGAAGCGTTGGCAGTCATAGTAACGTTCAAATTAGAAATAATGAGGCAGGATTTCAAGTAGGTTATCAAACAGTCAAGAATTTTCAAGATATTTCATTATCCCAAGAATCACAACTTGTTGCGTTCAATTCAACTTTTAATTTACAAGGACGACATATCACACTAGATCAAAGCATAATTGTTAGTGTTACTCAAGGCTCTCAAGTAGCAGGAGATATTAATGTTAACGCTTCAAAATCCGTTGAGCTTATTGGCCTGAAAAATTCTGAGTTTACAACTGGTTTTTTAGCTCAAGTCGAAGAAGGAGCAACAGGTAGAGGTGGTAATTTATTGATCAATACTCAAAAATTAATCATTCAAGATGGTGCTGGTTTATCAGCAGGATCTAGGGGAGAGGGACAAGCAGGAACTTTAATGATTAATGCTTCTGAATTAGTTGAATTGACTGGAACAGGTTTTTTTAGTCCAAGTCTTCTAACTACCTCTACTGATAGTTTAGGAGATGGGGGAGAAATTGAAATTAATACTAAGCAATTAATTATAAGAGATGGAGGGAGTATAGAAGCATTTACCCTTGGTAATGGTCAAGGAGGTACTATCACCATTAATGCTTCTGAATTAGTCCAAATCAGTGGCAGTGGAATAATTGGGGCGACGCAAACCGAAACTTCTAGTCAAATTACTACCAGTTCTGGTTTACAAGATGTAGGTTTAGGAATCGCACCTGGAGGTAATCTAAGTATCAATACTGAGCAATTGAAGGTTACGAATGGTGGTATTGTTAATGCAGGAAGTTTAGGCTCAGGCAACGCAGGAAACGTTAATATTAGGGCTAATTCAATCTTTTTGGATAATCAAGGAATTATTACGGCATCTTCTGAAGGAACGGGAAATGCTGGAAACTTAACCATTAATACGGATCAATTAACGGTCAATGAACGCTCAGAAGTAGCTGTGAGAAGCATCGGAACCGGTGAAGGAGGTAATTTAACCCTCAATGCACAATCTATTTCTTTGGATGACAAAAGTAGACTCACTGCTACCAGTGAAGCATTAGATCCTGAAATTGCCCTAGAATTAGGACTTGATCCAGAAGTTTTAGAATTAGATAATGGTTTAGCCAATGCAGGGAGTTTAAACATTACCACCGATAATCTCAGGGTTAATGATGATTCAGAAGTAACCGTTAGCAGTTTTGGGTTAGGCAATGCCGGGGATATTAATATAAGAGCAACGGATATTCTTTTAGATAATAGTAGTCGCTTATCCGCCGAAACAGCATCGGGAGAAGGAGGAAATATTAGCCTTGATGTGGCTCAATTTTTAACACTACGTCGTGGTAGTACCCTTTCTACTACCGCAGGAACCACAGGAGGACTAGGAAACGGAGGAAACATTGATATTAATGCCCTATTTATCATTGCTGTTCCCACGGAAAACAGTGATATTATTGCCAATGCTTTTTTAGGTCGTGGGGGTAATATTAATATCGATGCTGCGGGAGTTTTTGGGATCGAAGAACGGGAAAGATTAACCCCGTTGAGCGATATCACCGCCAGTTCTCAATTTGGTCAAGTAGGAAATATCGGTATTAACCGTCCTGATGTTGATCCCCAACGAAGCTTAGTTAAACTGCCTGACGAAGTAGTAGACACCAATAACGTAATAGTGGATGCTTGTCGTCCCGGTGGGGCTTTAACCAGAGGGGAATTTACCATTACAGGACGGGGTGGGTTACCATCTAATCCCAATGAAGGAGTAGACAACCCCACAGGATTAACTGAATTAGGTTATCCTACTAATACTGATTCATCGAATTTTGTACCTTCGGAGCAAAATCGTTCTTCTCCTGCCCCTGAAGTCTATACCAATCAAAACGAGACATACACACCCACCATTGTCGAAGCACAAGGATGGATTATTAATGCTGATGGTAATGTAGTGCTAACAGCACAAGCTTCCACTGTGACTCCTCACAGTCCTGGTTTAAGCCCTGCTACCTGTTATGATTTGTCAAACCGTAACTCGTCTCCCTAA
- a CDS encoding ShlB/FhaC/HecB family hemolysin secretion/activation protein yields the protein MICQTVTRLPNLLCCSFCFLCLSGGFTAKLTAQSFDNSPIPPTSVPELPQPVPLPETPLKPPTVSPVPTEEVSPNIPGTITVKQFRFEGNTAFDTEELTKVIEGFIDRPLTFAELLQARSAITQYYIDRGYVTSGAYIPPQTIENGIVAIKIVEGQLEDIQVTVEGKLNPNYVRDRLGLGGQTPLNIPRLVESLQLLQLNPVIDSISAELTPSPRPGNNILVVNVVSARSFYPSLIFDNGRNPQVGEIRRGFNLAERNLLGLGDKAEFSYFNTDASDDVEVTYQVPVNVYNGTIEVGYRSLTGEIIEEPLDILDINSDYQKYSLRFRQPIIQTPSQELTLGLDIDHQKSKTLYLDGLAFPSRGSDTNGRTHISTIRFSQEWVGRSATQVLSARSEFDWGIEAFGTTIPFDLQVNPDAPYSNYFLWRGQAQWVKLLADDTLFVLRSDMQFADRPIVSLEQFSLGGIGNVKGYRQNSLLTDNGIFAGMELRFPVYRLPKDRFVVQIVPFLNYGQGWNSGEEPDPPINELASVGVGLQVQYGDFFNARLDWANRLGKELFQGGDSLQDDGFFFTITISP from the coding sequence ATGATTTGTCAAACCGTAACTCGTCTCCCTAACCTATTGTGTTGTTCTTTTTGTTTTTTGTGCTTAAGTGGTGGGTTTACTGCTAAATTAACGGCGCAATCTTTTGATAATAGTCCCATTCCTCCTACTTCTGTCCCTGAGTTACCTCAACCTGTTCCTTTACCGGAAACTCCGTTAAAGCCTCCTACTGTTTCTCCTGTCCCTACAGAAGAAGTATCTCCCAATATTCCAGGAACGATTACCGTTAAGCAGTTTCGTTTTGAAGGAAACACCGCTTTTGACACAGAAGAATTAACCAAAGTTATTGAGGGGTTTATTGATCGCCCTTTGACCTTTGCGGAGTTATTACAAGCGAGATCGGCTATTACTCAGTATTATATTGATCGGGGTTATGTCACCTCTGGGGCTTATATTCCTCCCCAAACCATCGAAAATGGCATTGTTGCCATTAAAATTGTTGAGGGGCAATTAGAAGATATTCAAGTTACCGTTGAAGGAAAACTCAATCCTAATTATGTACGCGATCGCTTAGGGTTAGGGGGACAAACTCCATTAAATATCCCTCGCTTAGTGGAGTCTTTACAACTGCTACAATTAAACCCTGTTATTGATAGTATTTCGGCCGAATTAACCCCCAGTCCCCGTCCGGGTAATAATATTTTAGTGGTTAATGTTGTCTCGGCCCGTTCTTTTTATCCGAGTTTGATTTTTGATAATGGTCGTAACCCCCAAGTAGGAGAAATTCGTCGGGGGTTTAATTTAGCTGAAAGGAATTTATTAGGTCTTGGTGATAAAGCAGAGTTTAGCTATTTTAATACGGATGCCAGTGACGATGTAGAAGTAACTTATCAAGTTCCTGTTAATGTTTATAATGGCACGATTGAAGTAGGCTATAGAAGTTTAACCGGAGAAATTATTGAGGAACCTTTAGATATTTTAGACATTAATTCTGATTATCAAAAATATTCTCTTCGCTTTCGACAACCAATTATTCAAACCCCCTCACAAGAATTGACGTTAGGATTAGATATTGATCATCAAAAGAGTAAAACCCTTTATTTAGATGGCCTGGCTTTTCCTTCTAGGGGTTCTGATACTAATGGAAGAACCCATATTTCTACGATTCGATTTTCTCAAGAATGGGTAGGAAGATCAGCAACGCAAGTATTATCAGCAAGGTCAGAATTTGATTGGGGAATTGAAGCCTTTGGAACAACTATACCCTTTGATTTACAGGTAAATCCTGATGCTCCTTATAGTAACTATTTTTTATGGCGAGGACAAGCACAATGGGTTAAATTATTGGCGGACGATACTTTATTTGTCTTGAGAAGTGATATGCAGTTTGCAGATCGGCCTATCGTTTCTTTAGAACAATTTTCGTTAGGGGGAATCGGAAATGTTAAAGGATATCGCCAAAATTCGTTATTAACAGATAATGGTATTTTTGCAGGAATGGAGTTACGTTTTCCTGTTTATCGTCTTCCTAAAGATAGGTTTGTGGTACAGATTGTTCCTTTTTTAAACTATGGTCAAGGATGGAATAGTGGGGAAGAACCTGATCCCCCGATTAATGAATTAGCTTCTGTTGGTGTCGGTTTACAAGTTCAATATGGTGATTTTTTTAATGCTCGTCTTGACTGGGCCAACCGATTAGGAAAGGAACTATTTCAAGGCGGTGATTCTTTACAGGATGATGGATTTTTTTTTACTATTACTATTAGTCCGTAA
- a CDS encoding DUF58 domain-containing protein, whose protein sequence is MARQGTFPLTDWLETHWTTPAFGGWLLAVLALCFFGAATNTMAGWLYVLSGTILALLILSAILSLRSLSQIQVHRHAIQPVSAGDDLTIEVIIENKSKSPKTLLQLWDIVPVVMEQPKNTAIEAIEPKGEYHWIYYLKTQQRGVYHWHEIELRSGSPLGLFWCRRSQEVPAKAVVYPQILPLNHCPLIDTIGQEESDQKQSDRRFQGANEGVTKALRPYRYGDPMRMIHWRTSAKYDEFQVRELEVITGGEDIIICLDSGSSWGNDNFEQAVIAAASLYFYASRAQLNVKLWTAKTGLIYGNRTVLETLAAVNAEEENQQHILPKIPLIWITQNPASFDNLPSGSRWLLFPQESNKVSSFLTQRLIGLTINCEQSLQTQLQKIPQ, encoded by the coding sequence ATGGCGAGACAAGGCACTTTTCCTCTCACAGACTGGTTAGAAACCCATTGGACAACCCCCGCTTTTGGTGGTTGGTTATTAGCTGTATTAGCTTTATGTTTTTTTGGTGCAGCAACCAATACCATGGCCGGATGGTTATATGTCTTAAGCGGTACCATTTTAGCGTTATTGATATTATCCGCTATTCTTTCACTGCGATCGCTCTCCCAAATACAAGTGCATCGTCATGCCATTCAACCTGTTAGTGCAGGGGATGATCTAACCATAGAAGTAATCATCGAAAATAAGTCAAAATCTCCTAAAACCTTACTGCAATTATGGGATATCGTTCCTGTGGTCATGGAACAGCCGAAAAACACAGCCATTGAAGCCATTGAACCTAAAGGGGAATATCATTGGATCTACTACCTAAAAACCCAACAAAGAGGGGTTTATCATTGGCATGAAATAGAATTACGCAGTGGTTCACCCCTAGGACTGTTTTGGTGTCGTCGCAGTCAAGAAGTCCCTGCTAAAGCGGTGGTTTATCCTCAAATATTACCCTTAAATCATTGTCCTTTGATTGACACCATCGGACAAGAAGAAAGCGACCAAAAGCAAAGCGATCGCCGTTTTCAAGGGGCCAATGAAGGGGTTACCAAGGCGTTACGCCCTTACCGTTATGGTGATCCCATGCGGATGATCCATTGGCGTACCAGTGCTAAATACGATGAGTTCCAGGTAAGAGAGTTAGAAGTGATTACAGGAGGAGAAGATATTATTATTTGTTTGGATAGTGGTTCTTCATGGGGGAATGATAATTTTGAACAGGCGGTTATTGCAGCAGCTTCTTTATATTTCTATGCCAGTCGCGCCCAATTAAATGTTAAATTATGGACAGCTAAAACAGGACTGATTTATGGCAATCGTACCGTATTAGAAACCTTAGCGGCCGTTAATGCAGAAGAAGAGAATCAACAGCATATTTTACCTAAAATTCCCTTAATTTGGATTACCCAAAATCCTGCGAGTTTTGATAACTTACCATCAGGCAGTCGTTGGCTTTTATTCCCTCAAGAAAGCAATAAAGTTTCTAGTTTCTTGACTCAACGTTTAATCGGTTTAACCATTAATTGCGAACAATCTTTACAAACTCAATTACAAAAAATTCCACAGTAA
- the recG gene encoding ATP-dependent DNA helicase RecG yields the protein MATGNPDWIRLDKALSIEADKGCTNLQGNQYQFNEFLCLNFGQSPPTGTPTSDRRKWQNFAAQYADYSNLSVAQRKTLISQTRQFLYELRKTLETPRELPPPKLPKTTAITDKKASLRPVTLDQSLNNLAEVGYKRGELLKRLGLHTVKDILFYYPRDHIDYARQVAISNLVAGETVTIVGTVKRCNCFTSPKNKKLSIFELILRDHTGHIKLNRFFAGTRFTSRGWQERQKRIYPLGSIVAASGLVKQNRYGITLDNPEIEVLDSVGSSIESLKIGRVLPVYPLTEGVGADLIRKAIIASLEAIKQIRDPLPRVLREQYGLMGLKDAIGNIHFPETPELLAHARRRLVFDEFFYLQLGFLQRRQEQKQVHNSAVFTPQGKLIKQFDDILPFKLTNAQQRVINEILEDLNSVTPMNRLVQGDVGAGKTIVAVFAILAALQSGYQAALMAPTEVLAEQHYRKFIPWFNQLYLPVELLTGSTKKAKREEIHRQLQTGELPLLVGTHALIQDPVNFQKLGLVVIDEQHRFGVQQRAKLLAKGKSPHVLTMTATPIPRTLALTLHGDLDVSQIDELPPGRQAIQTTVLTGKERTQAYDLIRREVAQGRQVYIIFPMIEESEKLDVKAAVEEHKKLSEKVFPDFKIGLLHGRMSSTAKDEVLTAFRDNEYQIIVSTTVIEVGVDVPNATIMLIENAERFGLSQLHQLRGRVGRGSHKSYCLLMSSSKTPDVRQRLTVLEQSQDGFFISEMDLRFRGPGTVLGTRQSGLPDFALASLVEDQEVLELARLAAEKIIVADQTLGSLPSLKKELETRYKKLMGGEILT from the coding sequence ATGGCTACAGGAAATCCCGACTGGATACGTTTAGATAAAGCCCTTTCTATTGAAGCAGACAAAGGATGTACCAATTTACAGGGTAATCAATATCAGTTTAATGAATTTTTGTGCCTAAATTTCGGTCAAAGCCCCCCAACTGGGACTCCTACAAGCGATCGCAGAAAGTGGCAAAATTTTGCTGCTCAATATGCTGATTATTCTAACTTAAGTGTAGCACAAAGAAAGACCTTAATTAGTCAAACTCGTCAATTTTTATACGAACTGAGAAAGACATTAGAAACCCCTAGGGAACTACCCCCTCCAAAGCTACCGAAAACCACAGCGATTACGGATAAAAAAGCTTCGTTACGTCCTGTTACTTTAGACCAATCTTTAAACAATTTAGCAGAGGTGGGTTATAAAAGAGGAGAATTATTAAAAAGATTGGGCCTCCATACCGTCAAAGACATCCTATTTTATTATCCTCGTGATCATATTGATTATGCCCGTCAGGTCGCTATTTCTAATTTAGTAGCAGGGGAAACGGTTACCATAGTAGGAACCGTAAAACGTTGTAATTGTTTTACCAGTCCCAAGAATAAAAAATTGAGTATTTTTGAGTTGATTTTAAGAGATCATACGGGACATATTAAACTTAATCGTTTTTTTGCAGGGACTCGTTTTACGAGTAGAGGATGGCAAGAAAGGCAAAAACGGATTTATCCGTTAGGTTCCATCGTAGCAGCATCAGGATTAGTTAAACAAAATCGCTATGGAATTACATTAGATAATCCAGAAATTGAAGTTTTAGATAGTGTGGGTTCTAGTATCGAGTCTCTTAAAATTGGTCGAGTATTACCCGTGTATCCCTTAACTGAAGGGGTAGGGGCTGACTTAATTCGTAAAGCGATTATTGCCAGTTTAGAAGCCATTAAACAAATAAGAGATCCCTTACCTAGAGTGTTGAGAGAACAATACGGATTAATGGGTTTAAAAGATGCAATTGGTAATATTCATTTTCCTGAAACCCCTGAATTATTAGCCCATGCAAGACGGCGTTTAGTTTTCGATGAATTCTTTTATTTACAATTAGGATTTTTACAACGTCGTCAAGAACAAAAGCAAGTTCATAACAGTGCTGTTTTTACCCCTCAAGGTAAATTAATTAAGCAATTTGATGACATCTTGCCTTTTAAACTAACCAATGCTCAACAACGAGTGATTAACGAAATTTTAGAAGATTTAAACTCAGTGACTCCCATGAATCGCTTAGTCCAAGGAGATGTAGGTGCAGGGAAAACAATTGTTGCTGTTTTTGCCATTTTAGCAGCCTTACAATCGGGTTATCAAGCAGCATTAATGGCACCAACAGAAGTCTTGGCAGAACAACATTATCGTAAATTCATTCCTTGGTTTAATCAGCTATATTTACCCGTAGAACTGTTAACAGGTTCAACTAAAAAAGCGAAAAGAGAAGAAATACACCGTCAATTACAAACAGGAGAATTACCCCTTTTAGTAGGAACTCATGCCTTAATTCAAGACCCTGTCAACTTCCAAAAATTAGGCTTAGTGGTCATTGATGAGCAACACAGGTTTGGGGTACAACAACGGGCAAAACTATTAGCAAAAGGCAAATCTCCCCACGTTTTAACCATGACTGCAACCCCCATTCCTCGCACCTTAGCTTTAACGTTACACGGGGATTTAGATGTGAGTCAAATTGATGAATTACCACCAGGAAGACAAGCAATTCAGACCACAGTATTAACAGGAAAAGAACGCACCCAAGCATATGATTTGATTCGCCGAGAAGTTGCTCAAGGACGGCAAGTTTATATTATTTTTCCTATGATTGAAGAATCAGAAAAATTAGATGTAAAAGCAGCAGTAGAAGAACACAAAAAACTCTCAGAAAAAGTATTTCCAGACTTTAAGATTGGACTGTTACACGGACGAATGAGTTCAACTGCAAAAGATGAGGTTTTAACCGCTTTCCGAGATAATGAATATCAGATTATTGTCTCAACAACCGTTATAGAAGTTGGGGTAGATGTTCCCAATGCAACCATCATGTTAATTGAAAATGCAGAACGGTTTGGACTGTCACAACTCCATCAATTAAGGGGTAGAGTGGGAAGGGGTTCTCATAAGTCCTATTGTCTATTGATGAGTAGTAGTAAAACCCCCGATGTAAGGCAACGATTAACCGTATTAGAACAGTCCCAAGATGGTTTTTTTATCTCAGAAATGGATTTAAGATTTAGAGGACCAGGAACCGTTTTAGGAACCCGTCAATCCGGTTTACCTGACTTTGCTTTAGCGAGTTTAGTCGAAGACCAAGAGGTGTTAGAATTAGCAAGATTGGCAGCAGAAAAAATTATTGTAGCTGACCAAACTTTAGGCAGTTTACCCTCTTTGAAGAAAGAATTAGAAACTCGCTACAAGAAGTTAATGGGGGGAGAAATATTAACTTAA
- a CDS encoding S8/S53 family peptidase, which yields MLKLLKILDYGLIRLVFYLLIAIGLVKFSIWLFKPLTLQIRPFDIIKEETVQRGQGEWVARRLSEKIRRIQGKLTEELPKPQDESSLPVIAIPNPILASPIETPLVPSDVQNSLPNPEFFRPFNFDIIGFINFFATLLQRGPILEGSVFIHNNIYEIVAEAYQQQWRVSAGSLEESLTSLAYAIVFNQLQKYPQENVTRFDNAEDFQSFMNARLEFETYLDDQGLARQSRLDHRLEKAIEYLKPLTEKNSRSILPFSYLASIYTCLNAPERAVIMLREAKTIDPQDSWVNATLDKVQSRLASQESTGQLGALNELSNQQAFELIRVQKAIAAAQKTNTEQPVKVAVLADGFFSSLKELNDRILASKSFVPDEEITQEASGHGTSIVALIAAIAPTAQIIPIKVLSSKGIGQDSWILEGLEYASQQKAQVLLLPLGNSSSESRPVYDAMIDRIKRKNVLPIASTGVDRSEVPQFPATIPGMFVVGTINNQQQLASFSSYGSWVSLVAPGVDIKTIGKDDKVQVVRGGSYSSAIVAGVAALVFSLQPDLSVTDVETILQQSAVTITTHLPENNQELKMRRVDALNAVIKAISSR from the coding sequence ATGCTGAAACTTTTAAAAATTCTAGATTATGGGCTAATTCGTCTAGTTTTTTACCTACTAATCGCTATTGGATTGGTCAAATTTAGTATTTGGTTGTTCAAACCATTAACACTACAAATCCGTCCCTTTGATATCATTAAAGAGGAGACTGTTCAAAGGGGACAAGGGGAATGGGTTGCACGAAGATTATCAGAAAAGATCCGAAGAATTCAGGGAAAATTAACTGAGGAACTACCCAAACCGCAAGATGAGTCTAGTCTCCCTGTCATTGCTATTCCTAATCCAATTCTAGCTTCACCTATAGAAACACCTTTAGTACCATCTGACGTGCAAAATTCTTTACCTAATCCTGAATTTTTTCGTCCATTTAACTTTGATATTATCGGATTTATCAATTTTTTTGCCACTTTACTACAACGAGGCCCTATACTTGAGGGCAGTGTGTTTATTCACAACAATATCTATGAAATCGTAGCTGAAGCCTATCAGCAACAATGGCGAGTGAGTGCTGGAAGCCTCGAAGAATCCCTCACTAGCTTAGCCTATGCAATCGTGTTTAATCAACTTCAAAAATATCCACAAGAAAATGTCACGCGTTTTGATAATGCCGAAGATTTTCAATCTTTTATGAATGCACGTCTAGAATTTGAAACTTATTTAGACGATCAAGGATTAGCAAGACAAAGTAGACTGGATCATCGATTAGAAAAAGCAATCGAATACCTCAAACCATTGACTGAAAAAAACTCTCGCTCTATTTTGCCATTTTCTTATCTTGCCAGTATTTATACTTGCTTAAATGCACCTGAAAGGGCTGTAATAATGTTAAGAGAAGCCAAGACAATTGATCCACAGGATTCATGGGTAAATGCGACACTAGATAAGGTACAATCCCGACTCGCCTCCCAAGAGTCAACTGGCCAGTTAGGTGCTTTAAACGAACTAAGCAATCAACAAGCTTTTGAGTTAATTCGTGTTCAAAAAGCCATTGCAGCAGCACAAAAAACGAATACAGAACAACCTGTAAAAGTGGCAGTTCTTGCTGATGGTTTTTTTTCATCCCTCAAGGAACTTAATGATCGTATTTTAGCCAGTAAAAGCTTTGTTCCTGATGAAGAAATCACACAAGAAGCTTCTGGTCATGGAACCAGTATTGTAGCCTTGATTGCAGCCATTGCACCAACTGCTCAAATTATTCCTATCAAGGTACTCTCTTCAAAGGGGATCGGACAAGATTCTTGGATTCTTGAAGGTCTTGAATATGCTAGTCAGCAGAAGGCTCAAGTCTTACTGTTGCCTCTTGGTAATTCTTCTTCCGAATCAAGACCTGTTTATGATGCGATGATTGATAGGATTAAACGGAAGAATGTTTTACCCATTGCTTCTACAGGAGTAGACCGTTCTGAAGTTCCCCAGTTTCCAGCAACAATTCCAGGTATGTTTGTTGTGGGAACGATCAACAATCAACAGCAACTTGCTAGTTTTTCTAGCTATGGATCATGGGTTTCCTTGGTGGCACCAGGTGTAGATATTAAAACCATTGGTAAAGATGATAAAGTTCAAGTGGTGCGCGGTGGCTCCTATTCTTCTGCTATTGTTGCAGGAGTAGCCGCACTGGTTTTCTCGCTTCAACCTGATCTTAGTGTGACTGATGTGGAAACAATTTTGCAACAAAGTGCGGTGACTATCACTACTCACTTACCAGAAAATAACCAAGAATTGAAAATGCGCCGAGTGGATGCTTTAAATGCAGTTATTAAAGCCATATCATCTAGATAG
- a CDS encoding bile acid:sodium symporter family protein → MESNFLSAVFLPLALFMIMMGMGLGLKITDFQRILIEPKGVFWGLIAQLIILPLVGFLLAGVFSLTPELAVGVIILAACPGGATSNVISYLVRGNVALSISLTAIGSLVTIVTIPLVINLGMQTFMGTDTALQLPLSKTITQIALMILLPISLGMLLNYYQPKLAAKLEKIVKWLSLSFLGLIIFGLLLKERATLLSSFLQVGGVTLSLNLVTMFLGYAIGIMAKLDEKSTKTITVEVGIQNGTLAITIASVLLNSPTMAIPAGIYSLVMFVTSAGFALLVRNRKVMSIQ, encoded by the coding sequence ATGGAGTCTAATTTTCTCTCAGCGGTTTTTCTTCCCCTTGCTCTATTTATGATTATGATGGGTATGGGTTTAGGCTTAAAGATTACTGATTTTCAGCGCATTTTAATCGAACCGAAAGGCGTATTTTGGGGCTTAATTGCTCAATTAATTATCTTACCTCTTGTCGGTTTTTTGTTAGCTGGAGTGTTCTCTCTAACCCCAGAGTTAGCAGTTGGCGTAATTATTTTAGCTGCTTGTCCAGGAGGAGCTACATCTAATGTCATCAGTTATTTAGTAAGAGGTAATGTCGCTTTATCTATTAGTTTAACTGCTATCGGTAGTCTTGTTACTATTGTGACCATTCCTCTGGTGATTAATTTAGGAATGCAGACATTTATGGGAACAGACACAGCGTTACAGTTGCCTCTCTCAAAAACCATCACTCAAATTGCTCTTATGATCCTACTTCCTATTTCTTTAGGGATGTTACTCAACTACTATCAACCCAAATTAGCAGCTAAACTAGAAAAAATTGTTAAATGGTTATCTTTATCTTTTTTGGGATTAATTATATTTGGTTTATTACTTAAAGAACGTGCTACGTTATTATCTTCTTTTTTACAGGTTGGAGGAGTAACTTTAAGCTTAAATTTAGTGACCATGTTCCTTGGATATGCGATCGGTATCATGGCTAAACTTGACGAAAAGAGTACCAAAACTATCACCGTTGAAGTAGGTATTCAAAACGGCACTTTAGCGATTACTATTGCCAGTGTGTTGTTAAATTCACCCACTATGGCTATTCCTGCAGGTATCTATAGTTTAGTGATGTTTGTGACTAGCGCAGGATTTGCTCTCTTAGTAAGAAATCGAAAGGTGATGTCTATACAATAA